The following proteins are encoded in a genomic region of Periophthalmus magnuspinnatus isolate fPerMag1 chromosome 23, fPerMag1.2.pri, whole genome shotgun sequence:
- the spra gene encoding sepiapterin reductase a: MHPPDLGRALCIITGASRGFGRTIAQELSHVVKPGSAFVLVARSGDDLRTLQAELTDSEAGRAGLRVQYVEADLGLPEGLERVTTAAKEVATDLIDHVLLVNNAGSLGDISGFTKSFTDMAEVNSYLSLNVSSFLCLTAQILQAFPQRPGLRRSVVNISSLCALKPFSSWVLYCSGKAARDMIFRVLAEEEPDLRVLNYAPGPLDTDMQLEARSKSGDMLLRKSCNEMFSKGQLLSCEESCGKLMKLLMENTYTSGAHIDFYDI, encoded by the exons ATGCATCCTCCAGACCTGGGCCGAGCGCTGTGCATCATCACCGGTGCGTCCAGAGGCTTTGGGCGGACTATAGCCCAGGAATTATCCCACGTAGTAAAGCCTGGCTCTGCGTTTGTCCTGGTGGCGCGGTCGGGGGATGATCTTCGGACTTTGCAGGCAGAACTGACCGATTCAGAAGCGGGCAGAGCGGGCCTCCGGGTTCAATATGTAGAGGCTGACCTGGGACTGCCTGAGGGGCTGGAGAGAGTCACTACAGCGGCTAAAGAGGTGGCTACAGATCTTATAGATCACGTTTTGTTGGTCAATAACGCAG GGTCTCTGGGTGACATATCTGGATTCACAAAGTCTTTTACTGACATGGCAGAGGTGAACTCCTACTTGTCTCTGAACGTCAGCTCCTTTCTGTGCCTCACTGCTCAAATACTGCAGGCCTTCCCTCAGCGCCCTGGCTTAAGACGTTCTGTGGTCAACATCTCTTCTCTGTGCGCTCTCAAGCCCTTCTCCTCCTGGGTCCTGTACTGTTCCGGCAAAGCAGCCCGGGACATGATTTTCAGGGTGCTAGCAGAAGAAGAGCCAGACCTTCGGGTGCTCAACTACGCTCCCG GACCCCTGGACACAGACATGCAGTTGGAGGCCAGGTCAAAAAGCGGCGACATGCTGCTACGCAAGTCCTGCAATGAGATGTTCAGTAAAGGTCAGCTGCTGTCATGTGAGGAGTCCTGTGGCAAACTGATGAAGCTCCTGATGGAGAACACCTACACCTCTGGAGCACACATAGACTTTTATGACATTTAA
- the smyd1a gene encoding histone-lysine N-methyltransferase SMYD1a yields MPGGGMENVQLFDAGDKGHGLRATKELSAGDMVFSEPGFAAVVYDSMAAKVCHNCFRRQSKLHRCAQCRFAYYCDRTCQTACWEEHKLECAAIRKIVTAPNANVRLAARVMWRIHKDTGLGTDNQLVAVDKLEDHLADLGEEDLKQLKTNVGHFFEYWSYGSKQHSSDYISHIFGIIKGNGLPLTDQRGLQKVGVGLFPNLCLVNHDCWPNCTVILNNGNQSALNSALHSKRRIELRALGKISEGQELTVSYVDFLNLSTDRKKKLKDLHFFDCTCEHCTQQIKDDLMMAAAESKPSADKVKEVTAFSKENVEKIEAAHAQGNFHEVARLCCETLEKQENVLADTNLYKLRVLSMASEALSYLRAYSEAAEYARKMVEGYTKLYHPNNPQLGLAIMKAGVAHWHAGQIEQGHGFICRAYSILMISHGPNHAITRDLESMRAQTEIELKMFKQNENKYHTMRQEVLKDNSAADKKI; encoded by the exons ATGCCAGGAGGAGGCATGGAGAACGTCCAGCTGTTTGATGCTGGGGACAAAGGTCACGGCTTGAGGGCCACTAAGGAGCTCAGTGCAGGAGATATGGTGTTTTCAGAGCCTGGGTTTGCTGCTGTGGTCTATGACAG CATGGCCGCTAAGGTGTGCCACAACTGCTTTCGCCGCCAGTCCAAGCTGCATCGCTGTGCCCAGTGCAGATTTGCCTATTACTGTGACCGCACCTGCCAGACTGCATGCTGGGAAGAACACAAGCTGGAGTGTGCCGCCATCAGGAAGATAGTCACAGCACCAAATGCAAATGTCCG TCTGGCTGCTCGTGTGATGTGGCGCatccacaaagacacagggcTTGGCACTGACAATCAGCTGGTGGCTGTGGACAAACTGGAAGACCACCTGGCAGATCTTGGAGAAGAAGACCTAAAACAACTAAAGACCAATGTGGGCCACTTCTTTGAGTACTGGTCCTATGGCAGCAAGCAGCATTCTTCAGACTACATCTCACACATCTTTGGTATT ATTAAAGGTAATGGTTTGCCGCTCACTGACCAGCGAGGTCTGCAGAAGGTCGGTGTGGGTCTCTTTCCAAACCTGTGTCTTGTCAACCACGACTGCTGGCCAAACTGCACAGTCATTCTCAATAATGGCAA CCAGTCAGCCCTTAACTCCGCTCTTCACTCTAAGAGGAG GATTGAACTCCGAGCTCTGGGTAAAATCTCTGAGGGACAAGAGTTGACGGTCAGTTATGTGGACTTCCTGAACCTGTCTACTGATCGCAAAAAGAAGTTGAAGGACCTGCACTTCTTTGACTGCACTTGTGAACACTGCACACAGCAAATAAAAGATGATCTGATGATGGCTGCTGCAGAGAGCAAA CCCTCAGCTGATAAGGTCAAGGAGGTGACTGCTTTTAGTAAAGAAAACGTAGAAAAGATTGAAGCAGCTCACGCTCAGGGTAATTTCCATGAG GTGGCCCGGTTGTGCTGTGAGACACTGGAGAAGCAGGAAAATGTTTTGGCCGACACAAACCTGTACAAGCTACGTGTGCTGAGCATGGCCAGCGAGGCCCTGTCCTACCTGCGCGCCTACTCCGAGGCTGCTGAATATGCTCGCAAGATGGTGGAGGGATACAC AAAGTTGTACCATCCAAACAATCCTCAGCTTGGCTTGGCTATCATGAAAGCAGGTGTGGCCCACTGGCATGCAGGCCAGATTGAGCAGGGCCATGGCTTCATATGCAGGGCCTATTCTATCCTTATGATCTCTCATGGGCCGAATCATGCTATCACCAGAGACCTGGAG TCGATGCGCGCGCAGACAGAGATAGAGCTGAAGATGTTCAAGCAAAATGAGAACAAGTATCATACGATGAGGCAAGAGGTTCTGAAAGACAACAGTGCAGCTGACAAAAAGATTTAA